In the genome of Deinococcus deserti VCD115, one region contains:
- the trpE gene encoding anthranilate synthase component I, translating to MTQTLNAQIVVQELNADLDTPVTAYLKVAQGETVSFLLESVEAGEKLGRYSFIGVGEQGTFVYRDGQVQSSGVFGEFSGPEADPLARLYQVTARSVEVPQGLPAFVGGAVGFAAYDIIRAYETLPDQNPDELNIPDALFIAPRGMVIYDHLKHRLIAVATAEKKAEADAMLRELVSRLRAPLPEVPGREPAPAPEFTSNFTPEGYMAAVEKALDYIRAGDVFQVVPSQRFSADLTVHPFALYRALRRVNPSPYLGYLALGDVTLVASSPESLLRSDGHEVITRPIAGTRVRGQTPEADNANAAELLADEKERAEHLMLVDLGRNDLGKVSAYGSVRVQDAFSVERYSHVMHIVSTVAGQLRSGQTPLHALASVLPMGTVSGAPKIRAMEIIDELEPVRRGPYGGAFGYIAFDGSLDMALTLRTMVIAGGRLHIQAGAGVVADSDPASEELETRSKAAALMRAVELAAGGL from the coding sequence ATGACACAGACCCTCAACGCCCAGATTGTCGTCCAGGAGCTGAATGCCGACCTGGACACCCCCGTGACCGCTTACCTGAAAGTTGCTCAGGGTGAAACCGTTTCCTTTTTGCTGGAAAGTGTCGAAGCTGGTGAAAAGCTGGGGCGCTACTCGTTTATTGGCGTTGGCGAGCAGGGCACCTTCGTCTACCGGGACGGGCAGGTGCAGAGCAGTGGGGTATTCGGAGAGTTCAGCGGTCCGGAAGCCGACCCTCTGGCGCGGCTGTATCAGGTGACGGCGCGGTCGGTGGAGGTGCCTCAGGGACTGCCGGCTTTTGTGGGTGGCGCTGTGGGCTTCGCTGCCTACGACATTATCCGCGCCTACGAGACGCTGCCGGACCAGAATCCAGACGAGCTCAATATCCCCGACGCCCTGTTTATTGCGCCGCGTGGCATGGTCATCTATGACCATCTCAAGCACCGCCTGATCGCTGTGGCGACCGCAGAAAAGAAGGCTGAGGCTGACGCGATGCTGCGTGAACTGGTCTCCAGGCTGCGGGCTCCACTGCCTGAGGTTCCGGGCCGTGAGCCTGCCCCCGCCCCTGAGTTCACCAGCAACTTCACGCCTGAGGGCTACATGGCTGCCGTAGAGAAAGCCCTTGACTACATCCGTGCCGGGGACGTGTTTCAGGTGGTGCCCAGCCAGCGCTTCAGCGCAGACCTGACCGTACATCCCTTTGCGTTGTACCGGGCCTTGCGGCGCGTCAATCCCAGCCCGTACCTGGGGTATCTCGCGCTGGGAGACGTGACCCTGGTGGCCAGCAGCCCTGAGAGCCTGCTGCGCAGCGACGGGCATGAAGTCATCACGCGGCCTATTGCCGGGACCCGGGTGCGCGGGCAGACGCCTGAGGCCGATAACGCCAACGCTGCCGAGCTGCTGGCCGATGAGAAGGAGCGGGCCGAGCACCTGATGCTGGTGGACCTGGGACGCAACGATCTGGGGAAGGTCAGCGCTTATGGCAGTGTGCGCGTGCAGGACGCCTTCTCCGTCGAGCGCTACAGCCACGTCATGCACATCGTTTCGACGGTTGCTGGCCAGCTTCGAAGCGGTCAGACCCCACTTCACGCCCTGGCCAGCGTGCTGCCGATGGGAACCGTCAGCGGCGCTCCCAAGATCCGGGCCATGGAAATCATCGACGAACTTGAGCCGGTCAGGCGCGGCCCGTACGGCGGCGCTTTCGGCTATATCGCCTTTGACGGCAGCCTCGACATGGCGCTGACCCTGCGCACGATGGTGATTGCCGGCGGAAGACTGCATATTCAGGCCGGTGCAGGCGTGGTTGCCGACAGTGACCCAGCCAGTGAGGAACTCGAGACCCGCAGCAAGGCCGCCGCGCTGATGCGTGCGGTCGAGCTTGCCGCTGGAGGGCTGTGA
- a CDS encoding anthranilate synthase component II, translating to MTPLRILLIDNYDSFTYNLVQYLGELGAELTVWRNDAFTLDDVRALNPDGIVVSPGPCTPAEAGQSVDVIRAFGPSVPMLGVCLGHQSIGEAYGARVDRAMLPVHGKTSPVRHDGQDLFAGLEQDVRVTRYHSLVVRDLPEELQATAWTTDPEEEVVMALRHREYPVYGLQFHPESIETQAGMDMLRNFLALVREHRTVSTRPEQQA from the coding sequence ATGACCCCGCTGCGAATCCTCCTGATCGACAACTACGACTCGTTTACCTACAACCTCGTGCAGTACCTCGGTGAGCTCGGGGCCGAGCTGACCGTCTGGCGCAACGACGCCTTCACACTCGACGACGTGCGGGCGCTGAATCCCGATGGCATTGTCGTGTCTCCTGGTCCCTGCACGCCGGCCGAGGCCGGGCAGAGCGTCGACGTGATCCGGGCTTTTGGCCCCAGTGTCCCCATGCTGGGCGTCTGCCTGGGACACCAGAGCATCGGGGAGGCCTACGGCGCGCGGGTGGACCGGGCCATGCTGCCGGTTCACGGCAAAACCAGTCCGGTCCGGCATGACGGTCAGGACCTGTTTGCAGGACTGGAACAGGACGTCCGGGTGACCCGGTACCACTCTCTGGTGGTGCGTGACCTCCCCGAGGAGCTGCAGGCCACCGCCTGGACCACCGATCCCGAAGAAGAGGTCGTGATGGCGCTGCGCCACCGCGAGTACCCGGTCTATGGTCTGCAGTTCCATCCCGAAAGCATCGAGACCCAGGCCGGCATGGACATGCTGCGTAATTTCCTGGCCCTGGTGCGCGAACATCGGACCGTGTCCACACGCCCGGAGCAACAGGCATGA
- the trpD gene encoding anthranilate phosphoribosyltransferase → MIHARLMNGEVLSQAEAAAFMHEVMEGGMSPARLAAALAALRVRGETPEEIAGFAQAMRASAVRVEVRPREVLLDVVGTGGDGAHTFNISTTTVFVLAGAGIPIAKHGNRAASSRSGSADVLEMLGVNLDAAPDVVAGAVNELGIGFMFARNYHPALRHAAPVRADLAARTVFNILGPLANPAGATHLLVGVYSPHLTRVLAEVLRLLGTRGATVVHGDGLDEFTVCGPNTVTGLRDGELVDRIIHPEEAGLSQHPKEAIVGGTPAENAEITRALLTGGGTAAQRDIVALNAGAALRTVGRVGSIREGVEVAREVMNGGQGWDVLQRYATYTRR, encoded by the coding sequence ATGATTCATGCCCGACTGATGAACGGAGAAGTGCTCTCGCAGGCAGAGGCCGCCGCCTTCATGCACGAGGTCATGGAAGGCGGCATGAGCCCGGCGCGGCTCGCTGCTGCCCTGGCTGCGCTGAGGGTGCGTGGCGAAACCCCCGAGGAGATCGCGGGATTCGCGCAGGCGATGCGCGCGAGTGCCGTGCGGGTGGAGGTGCGCCCACGCGAGGTACTGCTGGATGTGGTGGGTACCGGTGGCGACGGCGCGCACACCTTCAACATCAGCACGACCACCGTGTTTGTCCTGGCTGGTGCAGGGATTCCCATCGCCAAACACGGCAACCGCGCCGCAAGCAGCCGCTCAGGCAGCGCGGACGTCCTGGAAATGCTGGGCGTAAACCTGGACGCGGCTCCAGACGTTGTGGCAGGCGCCGTGAACGAACTGGGGATAGGTTTCATGTTTGCGCGCAACTACCATCCGGCGCTGCGGCATGCTGCGCCGGTCCGCGCCGATCTGGCTGCCCGCACGGTATTTAACATTCTGGGGCCGCTGGCTAATCCAGCCGGAGCCACCCACCTGCTGGTGGGCGTGTACAGCCCGCACCTGACGCGGGTGCTGGCCGAGGTGCTTCGGCTGCTGGGTACGCGGGGAGCCACGGTGGTGCACGGCGACGGGCTGGATGAATTCACGGTCTGCGGCCCGAATACGGTGACCGGCCTGCGGGACGGCGAACTGGTTGACCGGATCATTCATCCTGAGGAGGCCGGGCTGTCTCAGCACCCCAAAGAAGCCATCGTGGGCGGTACACCGGCCGAGAACGCTGAGATCACCCGGGCTCTCCTGACCGGGGGGGGAACTGCGGCCCAGCGCGACATCGTGGCGCTCAATGCGGGCGCGGCCCTGCGAACGGTGGGACGCGTGGGCAGCATCCGCGAGGGGGTCGAGGTTGCCCGCGAGGTGATGAACGGCGGGCAGGGCTGGGACGTGTTGCAGCGCTATGCCACCTACACCCGCCGCTGA
- a CDS encoding Lrp/AsnC family transcriptional regulator encodes MKQHSTHLDSLDHRILEELQRDSRLSMRELGRRVGLSAPAVTERVRRLEDAGVILGYGVRVATKPLGRTITAFIGVQDSGRNDPTLVRWATRHDSVLECHSVTGDNSCILKVAVPDVGELEGLLGELIQMGFTCDTSIVLSTPLEGKLLLPPR; translated from the coding sequence ATGAAGCAACACAGCACGCACCTGGATTCCCTGGACCACCGCATTCTGGAAGAGCTGCAGCGCGACTCGCGTCTGAGCATGCGTGAGCTGGGCCGCCGCGTCGGCCTGAGTGCACCAGCGGTGACCGAACGGGTGCGGCGCCTGGAAGATGCTGGTGTCATCCTGGGATATGGGGTGCGGGTGGCCACCAAGCCGCTGGGGCGCACCATTACCGCGTTTATCGGCGTGCAGGACTCAGGACGCAACGATCCCACGCTGGTGCGCTGGGCTACCCGCCACGACAGCGTGCTGGAGTGCCACAGCGTTACCGGCGACAACAGCTGCATCCTGAAGGTCGCCGTGCCTGACGTAGGGGAATTAGAGGGGCTGCTGGGCGAATTGATTCAGATGGGTTTCACGTGCGATACCAGTATCGTGCTCAGCACACCGCTGGAAGGCAAACTGCTGCTACCGCCACGCTGA
- the ablA gene encoding lysine 2,3-aminomutase: protein MPDRHALHPQATTRSQQMLPRNYRAPKWADVPDEQWYDWKWQLKNRINSVAELEEVIRLTDSERQGASAEGIFRLDITPYFASLMDPEDPTCPVRRQVIPTHHELTPFTSMMEDSLAEDKHSPVPGLVHRYPDRVLMLVTTQCASYCRYCTRSRIVGDPSETFNPAEYEAQLNYLRNTPQVRDVLLSGGDPLTLAPKVLGRLLAELRKIEHIEIVRIGTRVPVFMPMRVTQELCDVLSENHPVWMNIHVNHPREITPEVAEACDRLTRAGVPLGNQSVLLRGINDHPVIMQKLVRELVKIRVRPYYIYQCDLVHGAGHLRTTVSKGLEIMESLRGHTSGYSVPTYVVDAPGGGGKIPVAPNYVLSHSPEKLILRNFEGYIAAYSEPTDYTGPDMAIPEDWHRKEPGQSGIFGLMEGERISIEPKEFSESRNRPGTTKHRLNSREDKWEAHGIGTAESNAGPLAHDTSLTDTAPDGMVQTPQPIETEPHSVSGD from the coding sequence ATGCCTGACCGTCATGCCCTGCATCCGCAGGCCACCACCCGCAGCCAGCAGATGCTGCCCCGCAATTACCGCGCCCCCAAATGGGCCGATGTCCCTGATGAGCAGTGGTACGACTGGAAGTGGCAACTCAAGAACCGCATCAATTCGGTTGCCGAGCTTGAAGAAGTGATCCGGCTGACGGACAGCGAGCGCCAGGGTGCCAGCGCCGAGGGTATTTTCCGCCTGGACATCACTCCGTACTTCGCCAGCCTGATGGACCCCGAGGATCCCACCTGCCCGGTCCGGCGTCAGGTGATTCCCACGCACCACGAGCTCACGCCGTTTACCTCCATGATGGAGGATTCTCTGGCCGAGGACAAACACAGCCCCGTGCCCGGCCTGGTGCACCGTTACCCCGACCGTGTGCTGATGCTGGTGACCACCCAGTGCGCGAGCTACTGCCGCTACTGCACGCGCAGCCGCATCGTGGGTGACCCCAGCGAAACGTTCAACCCTGCCGAGTACGAGGCTCAGCTCAACTACCTGCGCAATACCCCGCAGGTGCGTGACGTGCTGCTCTCCGGCGGCGACCCTCTGACCCTGGCGCCTAAGGTGCTGGGCCGCCTGCTGGCCGAGCTGCGCAAGATCGAGCACATCGAGATCGTGCGTATCGGCACGCGCGTCCCGGTCTTCATGCCCATGCGCGTGACCCAGGAACTGTGCGACGTGCTCTCGGAAAACCACCCGGTGTGGATGAACATTCACGTGAACCACCCGCGTGAAATTACGCCGGAAGTGGCTGAAGCGTGCGACCGCCTGACCCGCGCAGGTGTGCCCCTGGGCAACCAGAGCGTGCTGCTGCGTGGCATCAACGACCATCCCGTGATCATGCAGAAGCTGGTGCGCGAACTTGTGAAGATCCGTGTGCGTCCGTACTACATCTACCAGTGCGATCTCGTGCACGGTGCGGGCCACCTGCGCACCACCGTCAGCAAGGGCCTGGAGATCATGGAAAGTCTGCGCGGTCACACCAGCGGTTACAGCGTCCCCACCTACGTCGTGGACGCGCCCGGTGGCGGCGGCAAGATTCCCGTCGCACCGAACTACGTACTGTCGCACAGCCCAGAAAAGCTCATTCTGCGCAACTTCGAGGGCTACATCGCCGCGTACTCCGAGCCAACCGACTACACCGGCCCCGACATGGCGATCCCCGAGGACTGGCACCGCAAAGAGCCTGGTCAGAGTGGCATTTTTGGTCTGATGGAGGGCGAGCGCATTTCCATCGAGCCCAAGGAATTCAGCGAAAGCCGCAACCGTCCCGGTACGACCAAGCACCGTCTGAACAGCCGCGAGGACAAGTGGGAGGCGCACGGAATTGGCACAGCAGAAAGCAACGCTGGCCCTCTCGCGCACGACACCTCCCTGACCGATACCGCGCCTGACGGTATGGTGCAGACTCCCCAGCCCATAGAAACCGAGCCGCACTCTGTCAGCGGCGACTGA
- a CDS encoding acetyl ornithine aminotransferase family protein: MTIAIKPRRPELKTALPGPNTRAIMDRDALHLSTSYMRPYPFVPDHGEGVWLTDVDGNTMLDFFAGIAVSTTGHAHPHVVKGVQEQITKFTHVCLTDYPQEITTSLAERLVKHVERPGEKWRVFFGNSGAEAVEAAIKLARNHTGRTHIISTMGSFHGRTYGAITLTGSKTKYKRGFGPLLPAVSHVPYPNPFRPPLGSTPETCGQAVIDHIESLFVGVIPADEVAAIIIEPMQGEGGYIIPPADFLPKLRALCDKHGIMLIFDEVQAGMGRSGKMFSFQHFFEHGDVQPDMITLAKGIASGMPISALLAKESVMTWPVGSHGSTYGGNPVAAAASHATLDLLEGVVKHPGCGDNLMDNATQVGDYIMAELKKMQAQFPFLGDIRGKGLFIGLEFVKPDGSPDGALRDRASMAMFEKGLLNLDCGEAVIRISPPLILTREDAETGLQIMRQALSELK; the protein is encoded by the coding sequence ATGACTATTGCCATCAAACCCCGTCGGCCTGAACTCAAGACTGCTCTGCCCGGCCCGAACACCCGCGCCATCATGGACCGCGACGCTCTGCATCTGTCCACCTCCTATATGCGCCCCTACCCGTTCGTGCCCGATCACGGTGAGGGCGTGTGGCTGACCGACGTGGATGGCAACACCATGCTGGATTTCTTCGCGGGAATTGCTGTCAGCACCACCGGGCATGCGCACCCGCACGTCGTAAAGGGCGTGCAGGAGCAGATCACGAAGTTCACGCACGTCTGCCTGACCGACTACCCCCAGGAGATCACCACCAGCCTTGCCGAGCGGCTCGTCAAGCATGTGGAGCGTCCCGGGGAGAAGTGGCGTGTGTTTTTCGGAAACTCCGGCGCTGAAGCAGTCGAGGCGGCGATTAAACTTGCGCGCAACCACACCGGACGCACGCACATCATCTCCACCATGGGCAGCTTCCACGGCCGGACTTATGGCGCCATCACGTTGACCGGCAGCAAGACCAAGTACAAGCGCGGCTTTGGCCCCCTCCTGCCGGCCGTCAGTCACGTGCCGTATCCCAATCCCTTCCGTCCGCCGCTGGGCTCTACGCCTGAAACCTGCGGTCAGGCTGTCATCGACCACATCGAGAGCCTGTTTGTCGGGGTAATTCCAGCTGACGAGGTAGCCGCGATCATTATTGAACCCATGCAGGGTGAGGGCGGCTACATCATTCCGCCCGCTGATTTCCTGCCCAAGCTGCGCGCCCTGTGTGACAAGCACGGCATCATGCTGATCTTCGATGAGGTGCAGGCCGGTATGGGCCGCAGCGGCAAAATGTTCTCCTTCCAGCACTTCTTTGAACACGGGGATGTTCAGCCCGACATGATCACGCTCGCCAAGGGTATTGCTTCGGGCATGCCCATCAGTGCGCTGCTGGCCAAGGAAAGCGTCATGACCTGGCCGGTCGGATCACATGGCAGCACCTACGGCGGCAATCCGGTGGCCGCTGCGGCCTCTCACGCCACCCTGGACCTGCTTGAAGGCGTCGTCAAGCACCCCGGCTGTGGAGACAACCTGATGGACAATGCCACCCAGGTGGGCGACTACATCATGGCTGAGCTTAAGAAGATGCAGGCGCAGTTTCCGTTTCTGGGCGACATTCGCGGCAAGGGCCTGTTTATCGGTCTGGAGTTCGTCAAGCCTGACGGCAGCCCTGATGGCGCGCTCCGTGACCGGGCAAGTATGGCCATGTTCGAGAAAGGCCTGCTGAACCTGGACTGCGGCGAAGCAGTCATCCGCATCAGCCCGCCTCTGATCCTGACCCGGGAGGACGCTGAAACGGGCCTGCAGATCATGCGCCAGGCACTCAGTGAACTGAAGTAA
- a CDS encoding ExeM/NucH family extracellular endonuclease, whose protein sequence is MNRNVLKGSFVMLGLTALLSACATTAPVSTYTCPADATVTGIAAVQGAGEASPLVGQTVTVRGVVTLDAQPGLSGFYLQDVKPDADDKTSDALFVFTGTTPKDVKLGDVVQVTGTVKEFNGLTELDPVTAVTACGKTMLPLATTVTFPLTTPTALEAVEGMLVRVATPMTVTDTFTLGRFGELGLSSGGRLFNPTNGQGGTAQSNKLRTLRLDDLSSKQNPATIPYLTGTDPQTATRRAGDTVTNLEGVIHYANNAYKLQPTKTPVFTASNPRTAAPKDVGGTLKVAGANVLNYFTTLGSAGRGASNSTEFTRQKAKIVAELRALNADVITLMEVENNGEVALDDLVTALNAAAGKTEFASVKTGKVGTDAIRMAIIYRPDRVETVGGPQIDTNAVHSRPPVAQTFRDLGGKGIFTVVANHFKSKGSCPASGDVDMGQGCWNLLRVDQAKALLEFAGRLKAVDPDVLLMGDLNAYGEEDPIKTIEAAGFESLNKRIPAEDRYSYQFNGEFGYLDHALSSSTLSAQVTGITEWHINSDEPVVLDYNIEFKKHPECTATNCTSPDLYAPTPYRSSDHDPVLVGLTLKADGDPVIPVTVSATGNDTVTAGTAYSLTYTAGGTPDSVSVNWGDGSTETLAVGGGTATHTYAAAGTFTITVTAKRGALTSTTTKTVTVQAAPVVGKGRLVISQVYGGGGNAGTTYKNDFVELFNAGTAAISTAGLSVQYAGGTNTFSAANTFALPTATMQPGAYFLVQLAAGTATTGGTQALPAPDATGTLALGAQAGRVALVANAEPATGVADTDVLDFVGYGSVTEFEGAAPVAATANTTSALRKGAGCTDTNQNAADFTVGTPAPRNSASAVNVCTP, encoded by the coding sequence ATGAATAGAAATGTCCTGAAGGGCAGCTTTGTGATGCTTGGTCTCACAGCCCTGCTTTCTGCGTGTGCAACCACTGCGCCTGTCTCTACCTACACCTGTCCGGCTGACGCCACCGTGACCGGCATTGCTGCGGTTCAGGGCGCTGGAGAGGCCAGCCCGCTGGTCGGGCAGACAGTCACCGTTCGCGGAGTGGTAACGTTGGACGCCCAGCCTGGCCTGAGCGGGTTTTATCTGCAGGATGTCAAGCCCGACGCCGATGACAAGACCAGTGACGCACTATTTGTGTTTACAGGAACCACCCCCAAAGACGTCAAGTTGGGCGACGTGGTACAGGTGACCGGTACTGTCAAGGAATTCAACGGCCTGACCGAACTCGACCCGGTGACGGCCGTGACTGCCTGCGGCAAGACCATGCTGCCCCTGGCAACCACCGTTACCTTCCCACTGACCACCCCTACCGCCCTTGAAGCGGTCGAGGGCATGCTGGTGCGGGTGGCCACGCCCATGACCGTCACGGACACGTTTACCCTGGGACGCTTCGGCGAACTTGGGCTGTCCAGCGGAGGCCGCCTGTTCAACCCCACCAACGGTCAGGGGGGCACAGCGCAGAGCAACAAGCTGCGTACCCTGCGTCTGGATGACCTGAGCAGCAAGCAGAACCCCGCGACCATTCCGTACCTGACCGGCACCGACCCCCAGACCGCAACCCGGCGCGCAGGCGACACCGTGACCAACCTTGAAGGTGTCATCCACTACGCCAACAACGCGTACAAGCTGCAGCCCACCAAGACCCCCGTATTCACGGCCAGCAACCCGCGCACCGCAGCGCCCAAGGACGTGGGCGGCACCCTGAAGGTGGCGGGGGCCAACGTGCTGAACTACTTCACCACGCTGGGCAGTGCCGGCCGTGGCGCAAGCAACTCCACTGAATTTACGCGCCAGAAGGCTAAAATCGTGGCCGAGCTGCGTGCGCTGAACGCCGACGTCATCACTCTGATGGAAGTCGAAAACAATGGCGAAGTTGCACTGGACGACCTCGTGACGGCGCTCAACGCGGCGGCCGGGAAGACCGAGTTTGCCAGCGTAAAAACCGGGAAAGTCGGTACGGACGCTATCCGCATGGCGATCATCTACCGGCCTGACCGGGTCGAGACCGTCGGTGGTCCTCAGATCGATACGAACGCGGTGCACAGCCGCCCACCCGTTGCCCAGACATTCCGTGACCTCGGCGGCAAGGGCATCTTTACGGTGGTGGCCAACCACTTCAAGAGCAAGGGAAGCTGCCCCGCCAGTGGCGACGTGGACATGGGCCAGGGCTGCTGGAATCTGCTGCGCGTGGATCAGGCCAAGGCCCTGCTGGAGTTTGCTGGCAGGCTCAAAGCAGTTGATCCCGATGTGCTCCTGATGGGTGACCTCAATGCCTACGGCGAAGAAGACCCGATCAAGACCATCGAGGCAGCTGGTTTCGAAAGCCTGAATAAGCGCATTCCCGCTGAGGACCGCTACAGCTACCAGTTCAACGGCGAGTTTGGTTACCTCGACCATGCGCTGTCGAGCTCAACGCTGAGTGCTCAGGTCACCGGTATCACCGAGTGGCACATCAACAGCGATGAGCCTGTGGTCCTGGACTACAACATCGAGTTCAAGAAGCACCCTGAGTGCACCGCGACCAACTGCACCAGCCCGGACCTGTACGCCCCCACGCCTTACCGCAGCAGCGACCACGATCCCGTGCTGGTGGGCCTGACCCTGAAGGCCGACGGGGATCCTGTGATTCCAGTAACGGTGAGCGCCACTGGCAATGACACTGTCACGGCGGGAACCGCCTACAGCCTGACCTACACGGCCGGAGGCACCCCTGACAGCGTGAGCGTGAACTGGGGCGACGGCAGCACCGAGACCCTGGCGGTGGGCGGCGGCACAGCAACGCATACCTACGCTGCAGCTGGCACCTTCACGATCACTGTGACCGCGAAGCGTGGCGCACTGACCAGTACCACCACCAAGACGGTGACCGTGCAGGCAGCGCCGGTAGTCGGGAAGGGCCGTTTGGTCATCAGTCAGGTATATGGCGGGGGCGGCAACGCCGGAACAACATACAAGAATGACTTTGTTGAACTGTTTAACGCAGGGACTGCAGCTATCAGCACGGCTGGCCTGAGCGTGCAGTACGCTGGCGGCACCAATACCTTCAGTGCAGCGAATACCTTTGCGCTGCCCACTGCCACAATGCAGCCAGGGGCCTACTTCCTCGTGCAACTGGCGGCGGGCACGGCCACTACTGGCGGGACACAGGCTCTTCCGGCGCCTGACGCCACCGGCACCCTGGCCCTGGGTGCCCAAGCGGGAAGGGTTGCATTGGTTGCGAACGCTGAGCCCGCGACAGGAGTTGCTGACACCGATGTGCTGGACTTTGTGGGGTACGGCAGCGTCACCGAGTTTGAGGGCGCCGCCCCGGTGGCTGCTACGGCTAACACGACCAGCGCCCTGCGCAAAGGAGCCGGATGCACCGACACCAACCAAAACGCCGCTGATTTCACGGTAGGTACGCCTGCACCTCGAAACAGCGCCAGCGCGGTCAACGTCTGCACGCCCTGA
- a CDS encoding peroxiredoxin: MSLQVGRQAPPFDVRSDDGRRVSLSAMRGQWVVLYFYPKANTPACSIEAQRFEAVLPEFERLGATVIGVSTDTEARQASFRDQCRLSFPLIPDGRKRLARDYGVVTGLRGLLGIASRETFLIGPEGELACHWRTVNPATHAGEVLSELERRTGAY; encoded by the coding sequence ATGAGTCTTCAGGTCGGCCGTCAGGCTCCGCCCTTCGATGTTCGCAGTGACGATGGCCGCCGTGTCAGCCTGTCAGCCATGCGTGGCCAGTGGGTCGTACTGTACTTCTATCCAAAAGCCAATACACCGGCATGCAGCATCGAGGCACAGCGCTTTGAGGCAGTGCTTCCAGAGTTTGAACGACTGGGCGCGACGGTTATTGGGGTCAGCACCGATACCGAGGCGCGGCAGGCCAGCTTCCGGGACCAGTGCAGGCTGTCGTTCCCCCTTATTCCTGATGGCAGGAAACGGCTTGCCCGTGACTACGGCGTGGTCACCGGCTTAAGGGGACTGCTGGGCATTGCCTCCCGCGAGACATTCCTGATTGGCCCGGAAGGTGAGCTGGCCTGCCACTGGCGCACTGTCAATCCGGCTACACACGCCGGCGAGGTGCTCAGCGAGCTGGAGCGACGCACCGGGGCGTATTGA